In a genomic window of Pangasianodon hypophthalmus isolate fPanHyp1 chromosome 19, fPanHyp1.pri, whole genome shotgun sequence:
- the wdr21 gene encoding WD repeat domain 21: protein MKRGNWRGRRNRRHPHPHHHHHHHGSDWSMRNHPTDSSESSDRSSGSDSASSSRSSAPAPELPGFYFDPEKNRYFRLLPGHNNCNPLTREMLEKKERERKRTKLLAEDERTRKKAPRTGLNSTLLLQRRRLGELPPSSYCRLVHEVKVSEMKRHKLEVQSADSSSPNTDNFRLIVADSACERVFTVNDVSHGGCKYGIMNFSGRRNGSLSVQMCDNLYFTNRKVNSVCWASVTHSDSHVLLCLVGISQTPGCVSLLPASLFSNSNPDQPGMLCSFKISTAWSCAWCLNPQADKTFSTGLSRSVIVTDAVTGRRQTYSTGSDVLAQQFALRAPVLFNGCRSGEIFSIDLRQRGRGRDHSWKSSRFYQDSAVTSVRLLQDENYLLAADMLGKIKLWDVRVRRAVKQYDGHHNEYAYLPLHLCEQEELLLAVGQDCYTRLWSLRDGHLLRTIPSPHPAGKDSIPNVVFSSQLGGRRGLPGLLMAVCHDLYYYPYGDYQDGTASEAQG from the exons atgaagagaggaaactggagaggAAGAAGGAACAGAcgccatcctcatcctcatcatcatcatcatcatcatggctCTGACTGGAGTATGAGGAATCATCCAACAGACTCCTCTGA ATCATCAGACAGAAGTTCAGGATCAGACTCCGCTTCATCCTCCAGATCCAGTGCTCCTGCTCCAG AGTTGCCCGGTTTTTACTTCGACCCCGAGAAGAACCGCTACTTCCGGCTGCTGCCCGGTCACAACAACTGCAATCCGTTAACGAGGGAAATGCTGGAGAAGAAGGagcgagagaggaagaggacgaAGCTGCTGGCCGAGGACGAGCGGACGAGGAAG AAAGCTCCACGCACCGGACTGAACTCCACGCTGCTGCTGCAGAGGAGACGCCTGGGAGAGCTTCCCCCGAGCTCCTACTGCag GCTGGTCCATGAGGTGAAGGTCAGTGAGATGAAACGACACAAGCTGGAGGTTCAGAGCGCCGACTCCAGCAGCCCAAACACGGACAACTTCCGCCTCATCGTG GCGGACTCGGCGTGTGAGCGCGTCTTCACGGTGAACGACGTGTCGCACGGAGGCTGCAAGTACGGCATCATGAACTTCAGCGGCCGCAGGAACGGCTCTCTGTCTGTACAGATGTGCGATAATCTGTACTTCACTAACCGCAAG GTGAACTCCGTGTGCTGGGCGTCTGTGACTCATTCAGACTCTCACGTCCT GTTGTGCTTGGTGGGAATATCTCAGACTCCAGGCTGCGTCAGTTTACTGCCAGCGTCTCTCTTCAGTAACTCCAATCCAG ACCAGCCTGGGATGCTTTGCAGTTTTAAGATCTCTACAGCGTGGTCGTGTGCGTGGTGCCTGAACCCACAGGCTGATAAAACCTTCAGTactg GTCTTTCACGGAGCGTCATCGTAACTGATGCGGTGACGGGCCGACGGCAGACGTACAGCACAGGAAGTGACGTTCTGGCCCAGCAGTTTGCTCTCAGA GCCCCGGTCCTGTTTAACGGCTGCCGTTCAGGCGAGATCTTCAGCATTGACCTGCGGCAGCGAGGCCGCGGACGGGACCACAGCTGGAAGTCTTCCCGCTTCTATCAGGACTCAGCCGTCACCTCCGTACGACTGCTGCAGGACGAGAACTACCTCCTCGCCGCGGACATGCTGGGAAAG ATTAAGCTGTGGGACGTCCGTGTGAGACGGGCAGTGAAGCAGTATGACGGGCACCACAACGAGTACGCCTACCTGCCTCTTCACCTGTGTGAGCAAGAGGAGCTCCTGCTCGCAG TGGGTCAGGACTGCTACACCCGTCTGTGGAGTCTTCGAGACGGCCACCTCCTCAGGACCATCCCCTCCCCTCACCCTGCAGGAAAGGACTCCATCCCCAACGTGGTCTTCTCCTCACAGCTGGGGGGCCGCAGAGGACTTCCCGGCCTCCTGATGGCCGTCTGCCATGACCTCTATTACTACCCTTACGGTGACTATCAGGACGGGACGGCATCCGAGGCACAAGGCTAA
- the zfyve1 gene encoding zinc finger FYVE domain-containing protein 1, protein MSGAGDKGVNGVLVCQESYACGGSDEAAYECDECGSLQCTRCELELHRQERMRNHDRVRIAPGHVPFCDQCKGHASSPTNGSRHRAVVRCQGCKINLCLDCQKRTHSGVSKRKHPLFAYPPCKAPENKPDAGDAEVDEGKALLEKVHSFLLVDEKEDMQVKDADEFVSRLGCAPDELLKVVSIFGNTGEGKSHTLNHTFFRGREVFKTSPTQESCTVGVWAAMDPLHKVVVVDTEGLLGAGTNQGQRIRLLLKVLAVSDLVIYRTHADRLHDDLFKFLGDASDAYLKHFTKELKATTARCGLDVPLSTLGPAVIIFHETVHTKLLGSDKPSESAERLLQERFRKLGLFPEAFSSIQYRGTRTYNPPTDFSGLLRSVELQLDNTTTRSPRTASVIYKALNALSERFSGEIPDEHLSSNSFFPDEYFTCSSICLSCGSGCKNSMNHLREGVSHEAKHRCRYSAHYDNRIYTCKACYESGKEVIVVPKTTASSDSPWFGLAIYAWSGYVIECPNCSVIYRSRQYWYGNQDPVDTVVRTEIHHVWPGSNGFSKDNNNAAQRLLDGVNYMAQSVSELSVKPAKAVTSWLTDQIAPAYWKPNSLILNCSKCGEPFSDSDTKHHCRSCGEGFCDGCSSKTRPVPERGWGLTPVRVCDACFQNRGIPEELLDAALEEEESGTLIARKVGEAVQNTLGAVVTAIDIPLGLVKDAARPAYWVPDQDIRCCYQCQREFNARLSIHHCRACGQGVCDGCSPDRRAVPSRGWDHPVRVCVTCNQKPGDL, encoded by the exons ATGAGTGGGGCTGGAGATAAGGGCGTAAACGGGGTTCTGGTTTGTCAGGAGAGTTACGCGTGCGGTGGATCGGATGAAGCCGCCTACGAGTGCGACGAATGCGGCAGCTTGCAGTGCACACGCTGCGAGCTGGAGCTCCATCGCCAGGAGCGCATGCGTAATCACGATCGGGTTCGGATCGCGCCGGGCCACGTGCCATTCTGCGACCAGTGCAAAGGACACGCAAGCAGTCCGACTAACGGATCCCGGCACAGGGCCGTGGTGCGCTGTCAGGGCTGCAAGATCAATTTATGCCTGGACTGTCAGAAGCGCACGCACAGCGGCGTGAGCAAGAGGAAACACCCGCTCTTTGCTTATCCACCATGCAAAGCTCCGGAAAATAAGCCCGATGCCGGCGATGCAGAGGTAGATGAAGGGAAAGCTCTGCTGGAAAAAGTTCACAGCTTCCTCCTGGTGGATGAGAAAGAGGACATGCAG GTGAAAGACGCAGACGAGTTCGTCAGCAGGCTGGGTTGCGCCCCGGACGAGCTCCTGAAGGTGGTGTCCATCTTCGGTAACACGGGCGAGGGCAAATCCCACACCCTCAACCACACGTTCTTCAGAGGCCGGGAAGTGTTCAAGACGTCTCCCACGCAGGAGTCCTGCACGGTGGGCGTGTGGGCGGCGATGGACCCGCTCCATAAAGTAGTGGTCGTGGACACCGAGGGGCTCCTGGGAGCCGGAACGAACCAGGGCCAGCGGATTCGTCTCCTGCTGAAGGTCCTGGCCGTGTCCGATCTGGTGATTTACCGCACACACGCCGACCGGCTGCACGACGACCTGTTCAAGTTCCTGGGCGACGCCTCGGATGCGTATTTAAAGCACTTCACCAAGGAGCTGAAAGCCACCACGGCCCGGTGTGGTCTGGACGTGCCACTTTCCACTCTGGGCCCGGCTGTCATCATCTTTCACGAGACCGTCCACACCAAATTACTGGGCTCAG ATAAGCCGTCGGAATCGGCAGAACGTCTTCTCCAGGAGCGTTTCCGTAAGCTTGGCCTGTTCCCCGAGGCGTTCAGCTCCATCCAGTACAGAGGCACTCGAACCTACAACCCTCCGACTGACTTCAGCGGCCTGCTGCGCAGCGTGGAGCTCCAGCTGGACAACACCACCACGCGCTCGCCACGAACGGCCAGCGTCATCTACAAAGCCCTAAAC GCCCTGAGTGAGCGGTTTAGTGGTGAGATCCCTGATGAGCACCTGTCCAGTAACTCCTTCTTCCCTGACGAGTATTTTACCTGCTCCAGCATCTGCCTGAGCTGTGG CTCCGGCTGCAAGAACAGTATGAACCACCTGCGGGAGGGCGTGAGCCATGAGGCCAAGCACCGCTGCCGCTACTCCGCCCACTACGACAACCGCATCTACACCTGCAAG GCATGCTATGAGAGCGGTAAGGAGGTGATCGTGGTTCCTAAGACCACAGCGTCCTCAGACTCGCCCTGGTTTGGTCTGGCCATTTATGCCTGGTCTGG GTATGTGATCGAGTGTCCAAACTGTTCAGTGATCTACAGAAGCAGGCAGTACTGGTACGGGAACCAGGACCCTGTCGACACCGTGGTCCGTACTGAGATACACCACGTTTGGCCGGGG TCAAACGGATTCTCGAAGGACAACAACAACGCTGCACAGAGGCTGCTGGACGGAGTGAACTACATGGCTCAGTCAGTGTCAGAGCTGAGCGTCAAGCCCGCCAAAGCCGTCACTTCATGGCTCACTGACCAGATCGCCCCTGCTTACTGGAAACCCAACTCGCTTATCCTC AACTGCTCCAAGTGTGGTGAGCCCTTCAGCGATAGCGATACAAAGCACCACTGCCGCTCGTGCGGAGAAGGCTTCTGTGACGGCTGCTCGTCTAAAACCAGACCCGTACCGGAGAGAGGATGGGGACTGACACCGGTCAGGGTGTGTGACGCCTGCTTCCAAAACCGAGGAATCCCAGAGG AGCTGTTGGACGCTGctttggaggaggaggagagcggGACGCTGATCGCCAGGAAAGTGGGAGAGGCCGTACAGAACACTTTAGGAGCCGTGGTCACTGCCATAGACATCCCTCTAG GCTTGGTTAAAGACGCAGCGCGGCCGGCGTACTGGGTTCCTGACCAGGACATTCGCTGCTGCTATCAGTGCCAACGGGAGTTTAACGCCCGTCTCTCCATCCATCACTGCCGGGCCTGtggacagggtgtgtgtgaCGGCTGCTCCCCTGACCGGCGCGCCGTACCGTCTCGCGGCTGGGACCATCCCGTACGAGTGTGTGTCACGTGCAACCAGAAACCCGGAGACCTTTAG